One window of the Posidoniimonas polymericola genome contains the following:
- the prfH gene encoding peptide chain release factor H, with amino-acid sequence MDNPTWLLVTTGHGPAECELFAAHLVGLISADAESAGVGCELASTTGGACERGVASALLSLSRGDVDEFASRWVGTHQWVCPSPVRPRARRKNWFIGVTALRAPQAPAWRESDLRVDTFRSSGPGGQHANKSDTAVRVTHVPTGLAAVAQEERSQRRNRDLALARFAELFAAQGERGRRSAATEVWRQHAALQRGAAVAVYQGRQFQRQA; translated from the coding sequence ATGGACAACCCGACCTGGCTGCTGGTGACCACCGGGCACGGTCCGGCCGAGTGCGAGCTGTTTGCGGCGCACCTGGTCGGCCTGATCAGCGCCGACGCCGAGTCGGCTGGCGTCGGCTGCGAGCTGGCCAGCACAACGGGCGGCGCGTGCGAGCGCGGCGTCGCCTCGGCGTTGTTGTCGTTGTCACGGGGCGATGTCGACGAGTTTGCGTCGCGTTGGGTCGGGACCCATCAGTGGGTCTGCCCCAGCCCGGTGCGCCCCCGCGCCCGCCGCAAGAACTGGTTCATCGGCGTCACCGCGCTGCGGGCGCCCCAGGCGCCCGCGTGGCGCGAGTCCGACCTGCGCGTCGACACGTTCCGCAGCTCGGGGCCGGGCGGCCAGCACGCCAACAAGTCCGACACCGCGGTCCGCGTGACGCACGTGCCGACCGGCCTGGCGGCGGTGGCGCAGGAGGAACGCTCGCAGCGCCGCAACCGCGACCTGGCGCTCGCCCGATTTGCCGAGCTGTTCGCGGCGCAGGGCGAACGCGGCCGCCGCTCCGCCGCGACCGAGGTCTGGCGCCAGCACGCGGCGCTGCAGCGCGGCGCCGCGGTCGCGGTCTACCAGGGGCGCCAATTCCAGCGACAAGCCTAG
- a CDS encoding Rne/Rng family ribonuclease has product MKQEMLINVAQPEECRIAIVENGVLEELYVERSSQDNYVGNIYKGRIVNLEPSIQAAFVDFGVGRNGFLHISDVEPQYFRQGGYDPSLPIEPDGSQAGRSSEAVDESDDDEDNDDIDNDEDVDVDENGAVATKKDTRQRRLRPGVRPRVKPPIQDIFQRGDEVVVQVIKEGIGTKGPTLSTYISIPGRYLVLMPALGRIGVSRKIEDDDDRRRLRDILRELAPPKGLGFIVRTAGTDRTKKDLSRDLAYLVRLWKLIVKRIKNAEGPCDIYEESDIVIRTIRDIFTSEIDAIHIDEPSAFERARDFLQIVMPRYVSRLQLHDAKEPLFNRYKLDEEIALINQRKVPLRGGGSLVIDQTEALVAIDVNSGNFRQAGSAEDAACQLNQNAAKEIARQLRLRDLGGVVVNDFIDMRKEKHRRLVERTLRDAVKRDRARTKILRTSPFGLIEMTRQRIRPSLKRSVYKECPSCVGSGLVKSAESMSIEVVRKLIMASQLEDVARISVTVEEEVATYLNNRKRRELARIEDEGEVEILIQGREGLGAEHLEIECTDDAGHDVRFETR; this is encoded by the coding sequence ATGAAACAAGAAATGCTGATCAACGTCGCGCAGCCGGAAGAATGCCGGATCGCGATCGTTGAGAACGGCGTGCTGGAGGAGCTCTACGTCGAGCGCAGCAGCCAGGACAACTACGTCGGAAACATCTACAAGGGCCGCATCGTCAACCTCGAGCCGAGCATCCAGGCCGCGTTCGTCGACTTCGGCGTCGGACGCAACGGCTTCCTGCACATCTCGGACGTCGAGCCGCAGTACTTCCGCCAGGGGGGCTACGACCCCAGCCTGCCGATCGAGCCCGACGGCAGCCAGGCCGGCCGCTCGTCCGAAGCGGTCGACGAATCGGACGACGACGAAGACAACGACGACATCGACAACGATGAAGACGTCGACGTCGACGAGAACGGCGCGGTCGCCACCAAGAAGGACACCCGCCAGCGGCGCCTGCGTCCCGGCGTGCGGCCACGCGTGAAGCCCCCCATCCAGGACATCTTCCAACGCGGCGACGAGGTCGTTGTGCAGGTCATCAAGGAGGGCATCGGCACCAAGGGGCCCACCCTCTCGACCTACATCAGCATCCCCGGGCGGTACCTGGTACTGATGCCGGCGTTGGGCCGGATCGGCGTCTCCCGGAAGATCGAGGACGACGACGACCGCCGCCGCCTGCGCGACATCCTCCGCGAGCTGGCCCCGCCCAAGGGCCTCGGCTTCATCGTCCGCACCGCCGGCACCGACCGCACCAAGAAGGACCTCTCCCGCGACCTCGCCTACCTGGTGCGGCTGTGGAAGCTGATTGTCAAGCGGATCAAGAACGCCGAGGGGCCGTGCGACATCTACGAGGAGTCCGACATCGTCATCCGCACGATCCGCGACATCTTCACCAGCGAGATCGACGCCATCCACATCGACGAGCCGTCGGCCTTCGAACGCGCCCGCGACTTCCTGCAGATCGTCATGCCGCGGTACGTCAGCCGGCTGCAGCTGCACGACGCCAAGGAGCCGCTGTTCAACCGCTACAAGCTCGACGAGGAGATCGCGCTGATCAACCAGCGGAAGGTCCCGCTCCGCGGCGGCGGCTCGCTGGTCATCGACCAGACCGAGGCCCTCGTCGCGATCGACGTCAACAGCGGCAACTTCCGCCAGGCCGGCTCCGCCGAGGACGCCGCCTGCCAGCTCAACCAGAACGCCGCCAAGGAGATCGCCCGCCAGCTGCGCCTCCGCGACCTGGGCGGCGTGGTGGTCAACGACTTCATCGACATGCGCAAGGAGAAGCACCGCCGGCTGGTCGAGCGGACCCTCCGCGACGCCGTCAAACGCGACCGCGCCCGGACCAAGATCCTCCGCACCAGCCCGTTCGGGCTGATCGAGATGACCCGCCAGCGGATCCGCCCGAGCCTCAAGCGGAGCGTCTACAAGGAGTGCCCGAGCTGCGTCGGCAGCGGCCTGGTGAAGAGCGCCGAGAGCATGTCGATCGAGGTGGTCCGCAAGCTGATCATGGCCTCGCAGCTCGAGGACGTCGCGCGGATCTCCGTGACCGTTGAGGAGGAGGTCGCGACCTACCTCAACAACCGCAAGCGGCGCGAGCTCGCCCGCATCGAGGACGAGGGCGAGGTCGAGATCCTGATCCAGGGCCGCGAGGGCCTGGGGGCCGAGCACCTCGAGATCGAGTGCACCGACGACGCCGGGCACGACGTCCGGTTCGAGACCCGCTAG
- the ptsP gene encoding phosphoenolpyruvate--protein phosphotransferase produces MKRLQGIAVSPGVAIGEAIVLDNEGFRIPRRFLARNVVQRELTRLHEAIARVTSDIEESRQRVSEQLGDEYASIFSAHVQMLNDPRLREELEEMIRDRHYSPEYAVSRALRRYAKVFQSLKGDYMAERANDVFDIEKRLLHRLLGERREDLAKITSEVLVLARNLTPSETAHMNPRFVRGFATEVGGPGSHTAIVAEGLGIPAVVGVGAFLSDASGGETVIIDGDEGLIILQPDEETLARYRHEVDHQRDLANRLTSLKDLPAETTDGIQVQLLGNIEFPSEAQQCLDRGVNGIGLYRTEFLYLANKGEPTEEEHYQAYRDVAEAMAGFPVVMRTLDLGADKLPALPDPEDERNPFLGLRSIRLALKHVDMFRTQLRAILRASVTKNIRIMFPLISTLIELRRAKMVLADAMEDLEEEGVPFDRDIKVGMMVEVPSAVMMMDHFCDEVDFFSIGTNDLVQYTLAVDRSNKDVASLYTSADPAVIKLIKMSIDSADAHGKPISMCGQMSGNPLYTMLLLGLGLRSLSTTPAAAPELKRLCRSVSIPECEAVAQRVLEMESSRDVKALLREELLKRLPEHID; encoded by the coding sequence ATGAAACGCCTACAGGGAATCGCCGTTTCGCCTGGCGTCGCCATCGGCGAAGCGATCGTGCTCGACAACGAGGGATTCCGGATCCCCCGGCGGTTCCTTGCGCGCAATGTGGTCCAGCGCGAGCTCACACGCCTGCACGAGGCCATCGCCCGCGTCACCTCCGACATCGAGGAGAGCCGCCAGCGGGTCTCCGAGCAGCTGGGCGACGAGTACGCGTCGATCTTCTCGGCCCACGTGCAGATGCTCAACGACCCCCGGCTCCGCGAGGAGCTGGAGGAGATGATCCGCGACCGGCACTACTCGCCCGAGTACGCCGTGAGCCGCGCCCTGCGGCGGTACGCCAAGGTCTTCCAGTCGCTCAAGGGCGACTACATGGCCGAGCGCGCCAACGACGTCTTCGACATCGAGAAGCGGCTGCTCCACCGCCTGCTCGGCGAGCGGCGTGAGGACCTTGCCAAGATCACCAGCGAGGTGCTGGTGCTCGCCCGCAACCTCACGCCCAGCGAAACGGCGCACATGAACCCGCGGTTCGTCCGCGGCTTCGCCACGGAGGTCGGCGGCCCCGGCAGCCACACCGCGATCGTGGCCGAGGGGCTCGGCATCCCGGCCGTGGTAGGCGTCGGCGCGTTCCTGTCCGACGCGTCCGGCGGCGAGACCGTCATCATCGACGGCGACGAGGGGCTGATCATCCTCCAGCCGGACGAGGAGACACTCGCCCGCTACCGGCACGAGGTCGACCACCAGCGAGACCTGGCCAACCGTCTGACCAGCCTCAAGGACCTGCCGGCCGAGACCACCGACGGCATTCAGGTGCAGCTGCTGGGGAACATCGAGTTCCCCAGCGAGGCGCAGCAGTGCCTGGACCGCGGCGTCAACGGCATCGGCCTGTACCGCACCGAGTTCCTCTACCTGGCCAACAAGGGCGAGCCGACCGAGGAGGAGCACTACCAGGCGTACCGCGACGTCGCCGAGGCGATGGCCGGCTTCCCGGTCGTGATGCGGACGCTCGACCTCGGCGCCGACAAGCTGCCCGCCCTGCCCGACCCGGAGGACGAGCGGAACCCGTTCCTGGGCCTGCGTAGCATCCGCCTGGCGCTCAAACACGTGGACATGTTCCGCACGCAGCTGCGTGCGATCCTGCGGGCGAGCGTCACGAAGAACATCCGCATCATGTTCCCGCTGATCAGCACGCTGATCGAGCTGCGGCGGGCCAAGATGGTGCTGGCCGACGCGATGGAGGACCTCGAGGAGGAGGGCGTGCCGTTCGACCGCGACATCAAGGTCGGCATGATGGTCGAGGTCCCGTCGGCGGTGATGATGATGGACCACTTCTGCGACGAGGTGGACTTCTTCAGCATCGGCACCAACGACCTCGTGCAGTACACGCTGGCGGTCGACCGGAGCAACAAGGACGTCGCCAGCCTGTACACGAGCGCCGACCCGGCGGTGATCAAGCTCATCAAGATGTCGATCGACAGCGCCGACGCGCACGGCAAGCCGATCAGCATGTGCGGCCAGATGAGCGGCAACCCCCTGTACACGATGCTCCTCTTGGGGCTTGGGCTGCGGAGCCTGAGCACCACCCCCGCCGCGGCGCCGGAACTCAAACGGCTGTGCCGCAGCGTCTCGATCCCGGAGTGCGAGGCGGTCGCCCAGCGCGTGCTAGAGATGGAGAGCTCGCGCGACGTCAAGGCGCTGCTCCGCGAAGAACTACTGAAACGCTTGCCAGAACACATCGACTAA
- the hpf gene encoding ribosome hibernation-promoting factor, HPF/YfiA family, giving the protein MQINVTTRHGHLNEATQEKFVTKAEKLLRLFDRLSAIEVVVDLKDANKPRVDVNVSAEHKHDFVSHDQGDNLIAVFDSALHKMEQQLRRYKDKVQTRNRDASVKRIEDDTAAGETAEAVADDSFDDSDD; this is encoded by the coding sequence GTGCAGATTAACGTCACGACCAGGCACGGGCACCTGAATGAAGCGACCCAGGAGAAGTTTGTCACCAAGGCAGAGAAACTGCTCAGATTGTTTGACCGTCTGAGCGCCATCGAGGTCGTGGTGGACCTGAAGGACGCGAACAAGCCGCGGGTAGACGTGAATGTGTCGGCGGAACACAAACACGACTTTGTATCGCACGATCAAGGCGATAATCTAATAGCGGTCTTCGACAGCGCGCTGCACAAGATGGAGCAGCAGCTGCGCCGTTACAAGGACAAGGTACAGACCCGCAACCGGGACGCCTCGGTCAAGCGGATAGAGGACGATACGGCAGCCGGCGAGACGGCCGAGGCGGTCGCGGACGACAGCTTCGACGACAGCGACGACTGA
- a CDS encoding PTS sugar transporter subunit IIA: protein MKFSDFIRKEAIRPRLEATEKEDVIREMATALMEAGEIAEENFDSIVQAIMKREELGSTGIGRGVAVPHTKHPTVNKLCGAVAVSEGGVDFESLDGEKVHLLFLLVSPPDRPGDHLRALENISRQLRDDSFCRFLKQSSTSEDIWQLLEEADNNQFGS, encoded by the coding sequence ATGAAATTTTCTGACTTCATCCGTAAGGAAGCCATCCGGCCCCGCCTCGAGGCCACCGAAAAAGAGGACGTCATCCGCGAGATGGCCACCGCCCTGATGGAGGCCGGCGAGATCGCGGAGGAGAACTTCGACAGCATCGTCCAGGCGATCATGAAGCGTGAGGAGCTCGGCAGCACCGGCATCGGCCGCGGCGTCGCGGTTCCCCACACCAAGCACCCCACCGTCAACAAGCTGTGCGGCGCCGTGGCCGTCAGCGAGGGGGGCGTCGACTTCGAGAGCCTCGACGGCGAGAAGGTCCACCTGCTGTTCCTGCTGGTCTCGCCGCCGGACCGGCCGGGCGACCACCTGCGGGCGCTGGAGAACATCTCGCGGCAGCTCCGCGACGACTCGTTCTGCCGGTTCCTGAAGCAGAGCTCAACCTCCGAGGACATCTGGCAGCTGCTGGAAGAGGCCGACAACAACCAGTTCGGTTCCTAG
- a CDS encoding HPr family phosphocarrier protein: protein MADVQQTQIVLVQNPNGLHIRPASLVATEAMRYESQITLELEGYKVDAKAALQIMTLGARQGSTITVAASGVDAPQAVEKIAELIGAYYDSDDQTATQDQAS from the coding sequence ATGGCCGACGTTCAACAAACCCAGATCGTGTTGGTGCAAAACCCCAACGGGTTGCACATCCGACCGGCCAGCCTCGTCGCGACCGAGGCCATGCGTTACGAGTCACAAATCACGCTTGAGTTAGAGGGATACAAGGTAGACGCCAAGGCCGCCCTGCAGATCATGACGCTGGGCGCCCGCCAAGGATCAACGATCACCGTCGCGGCCAGCGGGGTAGACGCCCCCCAGGCCGTCGAGAAGATCGCCGAGCTGATCGGCGCCTACTACGACAGCGACGACCAAACAGCCACGCAGGATCAGGCGAGCTGA